One genomic window of Cherax quadricarinatus isolate ZL_2023a chromosome 84, ASM3850222v1, whole genome shotgun sequence includes the following:
- the LOC138855177 gene encoding mucin-1-like has translation EVRLLSSLRMRVPSPAPTKGDKGETSPPSNIVPSPHITPLQHRPISTHHSPPTSFHLHTSLPSNIVPSPHITPLQHRSISTHHSPPTSFHLHTSLPSNIAPSPHITPLQHRSISTHHSPPTSCSITLYLVKE, from the exons gaggtacgtttattgtcttctctgaggatgagggtccccagtccagct CCGACCAAGGGCGACAAAGGTGAG ACATCACCCCCCTCCAACATCGTTCCATCTCCACACATCACTCCCCTCCAACATCGTCCCATCTCCACacatcactcacctccaacatcGTTCCATCTCCACACATCACTCCCCTCCAACATCGTTCCATCTCCACACATCACTCCCCTCCAACATCGTTCCATCTCCACacatcactcacctccaacatcGTTCCATCTCCACACATCACTCCCCTCCAACATCGCTCCATCTCCACACATCACCCCCCTCCAACATCGTTCCATCTCCACACATCACTCCCCTCCAACATC CTGCTCTATAACACTATATTTGGTGAAGGAGTAA